From a region of the Canis lupus dingo isolate Sandy chromosome 5, ASM325472v2, whole genome shotgun sequence genome:
- the SLC12A4 gene encoding solute carrier family 12 member 4 isoform X5: MRWLFGSLAILLILALHRDRQRHGNHRESSPFLCPLEASRGNDYYDRNLALFEIALWLCLQEELDIRPKVSSLLGKLVSYTNLTQGAKEHEEAESGEDTRRRAAKAPSMGTLMGVYLPCLQNIFGVILFLRLTWMVGTAGVLQALLIVLICCCCTLLTAISMSAIATNGVVPAGGSYFMISRSLGPEFGGAVGLCFYLGTTFAAAMYILGAIEILLTYIAPPAAIFHPTGAHDTSSATLNNMRVYGTIFLTFMTLVVFVGVKYVNKFASLFLACVIISILSIYAGGIKSIFEPPVFPVCMLGNRTLSRDQFDVCAKTTVTNNETVATQLWKLFCRSSNLTTDSCDPYFLVNNVTEIPGIPGAAAGVLQENLWSAYLEKGEVVEKQGLPSTDALGLKESLPLYVVADIATSFTVLVGIFFPSVTGIMAGSNRSGDLRDAQKSIPVGTILAIVTTSLVYFSSVVLFGACIEGVVLRDKYGDGVSRNLVVGTLAWPSPWVIVIGSFFSTCGAGLQSLTGAPRLLQAIAKDNIIPFLRVFGHGKANGEPTWALLLTALIAELGILIASLDMVAPILSMFFLMCYLFVNLACAVQTLLRTPNWRPRFKYYHWALSFLGMSLCLALMFVSSWYYALVAMLIAGMIYKYIEYQGAEKEWGDGIRGLSLSAARYALLRLEEGPPHTKNWRPQLLVLLKLDEDLHVKYPRLLTFASQLKAGKGLTIVGSVIQGSFLESYGEAQAAEQTIKNMMEIEKVKGFCQVVVASKVREGLAHLIQSCGLGGMRHNSVVLGWPYGWRQSEDPRAWKTFIDTVRCTTAAHLALLVPKNIAFYPSNHERYLEGHIDVWWIVHDGGMLMLLPFLLRQHKVWRKCRMRIFTVAQMDDNSIQMKKDLAVFLYHLRLEAEVEVVEMHNSDISAYTYERTLMMEQRSQMLRQMRLTKTEREREAQLVKDRHSALRLESLYSDEEDESAAGADKIQMTWTRDKYMAAEPWDPSHAPDNFRELVHIKPDQSNVRRMHTAVKLNEVIVTRSHDARLVLLNMPGPPKNSEGDENYMEFLEVLTEGLERVLLVRGGGREVITIYS; the protein is encoded by the exons GCACCCAGCATGGGCACCCTCATGGGGGTGTACCTGCCCTGCCTGCAAAACATCTTCGGGGTTATCCTGTTCCTGAGGCTGACCTGGATGGTAGGCACAGCCGGTGTGTTGCAGGCCCTCCTCATTGTTCTCATCTGCTGCTGCTGT ACTCTGCTGACAGCCATCTCCATGAGCGCCATCGCCACCAACGGTGTGGTTCCAG CTGGAGGCTCCTATTTCATGATTTCCCGCTCACTGGGACCAGAATTTGGAGGCGCTGTGGGCCTGTGCTTCTACCTGGGAACAACATTTGCAGCAGCCATGTATATCCTGGGTGCCATTGAGATCCTGCTG ACCTACATTGCCCCGCCAGCTGCCATCTTTCACCCAACAGGCGCTCACGATACGTCGAGTGCCACCTTGAACAACATGCGGGTCTATGGAACCATTTTTCTGACCTTCATGACCCTGGTAGTGTTTGTTGGTGTCAAGTATGTGAACAAATTTGCCTCACTCTTCCTGGCCTGTGTGATCATCTCCATCCTGTCCATCTATGCTGGGGGCATCAAGTCCATTTTTGAGCCTCCTGTGTTTCC GGTATGCATGCTGGGCAACAGGACCCTGTCCCGGGACCAGTTTGATGTCTGTGCCAAGACAACCGTCACGAACAATGAGACAGTGGCCACCCAGCTATGGAAACTCTTCTGCCGCAGCTCCAACCTTACCACTGACTCCTGTGACCCCTACTTCCTGGTCAACAATGTGACCGAGATCCCTGGCATCCCTGGTGCAGCTGCCGGTGTGCTCCAGG AAAACTTGTGGAGTGCCTACCTGGAGAAGGGCGAGGTCGTGGAGAAGCAGGGGCTGCCTTCCACAGATGCGCTGGGCCTGAAGGAGAGCCTGCCCCTGTACGTGGTGGCTGACATCGCCACATCCTTCACTGTGCTGGTTGGCATCTTCTTTCCCTCTGTAAC AGGCATTATGGCTGGCTCAAACCGCTCCGGGGACCTCCGTGATGCCCAGAAGTCCATCCCTGTGGGGACCATTCTGGCCATTGTTACAACCTCCCTTGTGT ACTTCAGCAGTGTGGTTCTCTTTGGTGCCTGCATCGAGGGTGTGGTACTCCGGGACAA GTACGGCGATGGCGTCAGCAGGAACCTGGTGGTGGGCACACTGGCCTGGCCTTCGCCCTGGGTCATCGTCATCGGGTCCTTCTTCTCAACTTGTGGTGCCGGCCTACAAAGCCTCACTGGGGCACCGCGCCTTTTGCAGGCCATTGCCAAGGACAACATCATTCCCTTCCTCAGG GTATTTGGCCATGGAAAGGCAAATGGTGAACCAACGTGGGCACTCCTCCTGACAGCACTCATTGCTGAGCTGGGCATCCTCATCGCCTCCCTTGACATGGTGGCCCCCATTCTATCCAT GTTCTTTCTGATGTGTTACCTGTTTGTGAACCTGGCCTGTGCTGTGCAGACGCTCCTCAGGACACCCAACTGGCGGCCCCGGTTCAAGTACTATCACTG GGCACTGTCCTTCCTGGGCATGAGCCTCTGCCTGGCCCTCATGTTTGTCTCCTCCTGGTACTATGCCCTCGTGGCCATGCTCATTGCGGGCATGATCTACAAGTACATTGAATACCAAGG GGCTGAAAAGGAGTGGGGTGACGGGATCCGAGGCCTCTCCCTGAGTGCTGCCCGCTATGCACTGTTGCGGCTAGAGGAGGGGCCTCCACACACCAAGAACTGGCG GCCTcagctgctggtgctgctgaaGTTGGACGAGGACCTTCATGTGAAGTACCCGCGGCTCCTAACTTTCGCCTCCCAGCTGAAGGCTGGCAAGGGCCTGACCATCGTCGGTTCTGTCATCCAGGGCAGCTTCTTGGAGAGCTATGGCGAGGCCCAGGCCGCTGAGCAG ACAATCAAGAACATGATGGAGATTGAGAAGGTGAAGGGCTTTTGCCAGGTGGTGGTAGCCAGCAAGGTGCGAGAGGGGCTGGCCCACCTCATCCAGTCTTGCGGCCTGGGCGGCATGAGGCATAACTCTGTGGTGCTGGGCTGGCCCTATGGCTGGCGACAGAGTGAAGATCCACGTGCCTGGAAGACGTTTATTG ATACTGTGCGCTGCACCACGGCAGCCCACCTGGCGCTGCTTGTGCCCAAGAACATCGCCTTCTACCCCAGCAACCACGAGCGCTACCTGGAGGGCCACATTGATGTCTGGTGGATTGTGCATGACGGGGGCATGCTCATGCTTTTGCCCTTCCTGCTGCGCCAGCACAAG GTGTGGAGGAAGTGCCGGATGCGCATCTTCACTGTGGCCCAGATGGACGACAACAGCATCCAGATGAAGAAGGATCTGGCCGTCTTCCTGTACCACCTACGCCTTgaggcagaggtggaggtggtAGAGATG CATAACAGCGATATCTCGGCCTACACCTATGAGCGGACCCTGATGATGGAGCAGCGCTCCCAGATGCTGCGGCAGATGAGGCTGACGAAGACAGAGCGGGAGCGAGAG GCCCAGCTGGTCAAGGACCGGCACTCAGCCCTGCGGCTGGAGAGCCTGTACTCCGACGAGGAGGACGAGTCTGCAGCTGGGGCTGACAAAATCCAGATGACATGGACACGGGACAAGTACATGGCAGCTGAGCCCTGGGACCCCAGCCATGCCCCTGACAATTTTCGGGAGCTGGTGCATATTAAGCC GGACCAGTCCAATGTGCGGCGCATGCACACGGCTGTAAAGCTCAATGAAGTCATCGTCACACGCTCCCACGATGCCCGCCTGGTTCTACTGAACATGCCTGGCCCCCCCAAGAACAGTGAAGGTGATGAGAACT ACATGGAGTTCCTGGAGGTGCTGACCGAGGGCCTCGAGCGTGTGCTATTGGTGCGTGGAGGCGGTCGTGAAGTGATCACCATCTACTCTTGA
- the SLC12A4 gene encoding solute carrier family 12 member 4 isoform X7 yields the protein MGDTLRPGHGNHRESSPFLCPLEASRGNDYYDRNLALFEIALWLCLQEELDIRPKVSSLLGKLVSYTNLTQGAKEHEEAESGEDTRRRAAKAPSMGTLMGVYLPCLQNIFGVILFLRLTWMVGTAGVLQALLIVLICCCCTLLTAISMSAIATNGVVPAGGSYFMISRSLGPEFGGAVGLCFYLGTTFAAAMYILGAIEILLTYIAPPAAIFHPTGAHDTSSATLNNMRVYGTIFLTFMTLVVFVGVKYVNKFASLFLACVIISILSIYAGGIKSIFEPPVFPVCMLGNRTLSRDQFDVCAKTTVTNNETVATQLWKLFCRSSNLTTDSCDPYFLVNNVTEIPGIPGAAAGVLQENLWSAYLEKGEVVEKQGLPSTDALGLKESLPLYVVADIATSFTVLVGIFFPSVTGIMAGSNRSGDLRDAQKSIPVGTILAIVTTSLVYFSSVVLFGACIEGVVLRDKYGDGVSRNLVVGTLAWPSPWVIVIGSFFSTCGAGLQSLTGAPRLLQAIAKDNIIPFLRVFGHGKANGEPTWALLLTALIAELGILIASLDMVAPILSMFFLMCYLFVNLACAVQTLLRTPNWRPRFKYYHWALSFLGMSLCLALMFVSSWYYALVAMLIAGMIYKYIEYQGAEKEWGDGIRGLSLSAARYALLRLEEGPPHTKNWRPQLLVLLKLDEDLHVKYPRLLTFASQLKAGKGLTIVGSVIQGSFLESYGEAQAAEQTIKNMMEIEKVKGFCQVVVASKVREGLAHLIQSCGLGGMRHNSVVLGWPYGWRQSEDPRAWKTFIDTVRCTTAAHLALLVPKNIAFYPSNHERYLEGHIDVWWIVHDGGMLMLLPFLLRQHKVWRKCRMRIFTVAQMDDNSIQMKKDLAVFLYHLRLEAEVEVVEMHNSDISAYTYERTLMMEQRSQMLRQMRLTKTEREREAQLVKDRHSALRLESLYSDEEDESAAGADKIQMTWTRDKYMAAEPWDPSHAPDNFRELVHIKPDQSNVRRMHTAVKLNEVIVTRSHDARLVLLNMPGPPKNSEGDENYMEFLEVLTEGLERVLLVRGGGREVITIYS from the exons GCACCCAGCATGGGCACCCTCATGGGGGTGTACCTGCCCTGCCTGCAAAACATCTTCGGGGTTATCCTGTTCCTGAGGCTGACCTGGATGGTAGGCACAGCCGGTGTGTTGCAGGCCCTCCTCATTGTTCTCATCTGCTGCTGCTGT ACTCTGCTGACAGCCATCTCCATGAGCGCCATCGCCACCAACGGTGTGGTTCCAG CTGGAGGCTCCTATTTCATGATTTCCCGCTCACTGGGACCAGAATTTGGAGGCGCTGTGGGCCTGTGCTTCTACCTGGGAACAACATTTGCAGCAGCCATGTATATCCTGGGTGCCATTGAGATCCTGCTG ACCTACATTGCCCCGCCAGCTGCCATCTTTCACCCAACAGGCGCTCACGATACGTCGAGTGCCACCTTGAACAACATGCGGGTCTATGGAACCATTTTTCTGACCTTCATGACCCTGGTAGTGTTTGTTGGTGTCAAGTATGTGAACAAATTTGCCTCACTCTTCCTGGCCTGTGTGATCATCTCCATCCTGTCCATCTATGCTGGGGGCATCAAGTCCATTTTTGAGCCTCCTGTGTTTCC GGTATGCATGCTGGGCAACAGGACCCTGTCCCGGGACCAGTTTGATGTCTGTGCCAAGACAACCGTCACGAACAATGAGACAGTGGCCACCCAGCTATGGAAACTCTTCTGCCGCAGCTCCAACCTTACCACTGACTCCTGTGACCCCTACTTCCTGGTCAACAATGTGACCGAGATCCCTGGCATCCCTGGTGCAGCTGCCGGTGTGCTCCAGG AAAACTTGTGGAGTGCCTACCTGGAGAAGGGCGAGGTCGTGGAGAAGCAGGGGCTGCCTTCCACAGATGCGCTGGGCCTGAAGGAGAGCCTGCCCCTGTACGTGGTGGCTGACATCGCCACATCCTTCACTGTGCTGGTTGGCATCTTCTTTCCCTCTGTAAC AGGCATTATGGCTGGCTCAAACCGCTCCGGGGACCTCCGTGATGCCCAGAAGTCCATCCCTGTGGGGACCATTCTGGCCATTGTTACAACCTCCCTTGTGT ACTTCAGCAGTGTGGTTCTCTTTGGTGCCTGCATCGAGGGTGTGGTACTCCGGGACAA GTACGGCGATGGCGTCAGCAGGAACCTGGTGGTGGGCACACTGGCCTGGCCTTCGCCCTGGGTCATCGTCATCGGGTCCTTCTTCTCAACTTGTGGTGCCGGCCTACAAAGCCTCACTGGGGCACCGCGCCTTTTGCAGGCCATTGCCAAGGACAACATCATTCCCTTCCTCAGG GTATTTGGCCATGGAAAGGCAAATGGTGAACCAACGTGGGCACTCCTCCTGACAGCACTCATTGCTGAGCTGGGCATCCTCATCGCCTCCCTTGACATGGTGGCCCCCATTCTATCCAT GTTCTTTCTGATGTGTTACCTGTTTGTGAACCTGGCCTGTGCTGTGCAGACGCTCCTCAGGACACCCAACTGGCGGCCCCGGTTCAAGTACTATCACTG GGCACTGTCCTTCCTGGGCATGAGCCTCTGCCTGGCCCTCATGTTTGTCTCCTCCTGGTACTATGCCCTCGTGGCCATGCTCATTGCGGGCATGATCTACAAGTACATTGAATACCAAGG GGCTGAAAAGGAGTGGGGTGACGGGATCCGAGGCCTCTCCCTGAGTGCTGCCCGCTATGCACTGTTGCGGCTAGAGGAGGGGCCTCCACACACCAAGAACTGGCG GCCTcagctgctggtgctgctgaaGTTGGACGAGGACCTTCATGTGAAGTACCCGCGGCTCCTAACTTTCGCCTCCCAGCTGAAGGCTGGCAAGGGCCTGACCATCGTCGGTTCTGTCATCCAGGGCAGCTTCTTGGAGAGCTATGGCGAGGCCCAGGCCGCTGAGCAG ACAATCAAGAACATGATGGAGATTGAGAAGGTGAAGGGCTTTTGCCAGGTGGTGGTAGCCAGCAAGGTGCGAGAGGGGCTGGCCCACCTCATCCAGTCTTGCGGCCTGGGCGGCATGAGGCATAACTCTGTGGTGCTGGGCTGGCCCTATGGCTGGCGACAGAGTGAAGATCCACGTGCCTGGAAGACGTTTATTG ATACTGTGCGCTGCACCACGGCAGCCCACCTGGCGCTGCTTGTGCCCAAGAACATCGCCTTCTACCCCAGCAACCACGAGCGCTACCTGGAGGGCCACATTGATGTCTGGTGGATTGTGCATGACGGGGGCATGCTCATGCTTTTGCCCTTCCTGCTGCGCCAGCACAAG GTGTGGAGGAAGTGCCGGATGCGCATCTTCACTGTGGCCCAGATGGACGACAACAGCATCCAGATGAAGAAGGATCTGGCCGTCTTCCTGTACCACCTACGCCTTgaggcagaggtggaggtggtAGAGATG CATAACAGCGATATCTCGGCCTACACCTATGAGCGGACCCTGATGATGGAGCAGCGCTCCCAGATGCTGCGGCAGATGAGGCTGACGAAGACAGAGCGGGAGCGAGAG GCCCAGCTGGTCAAGGACCGGCACTCAGCCCTGCGGCTGGAGAGCCTGTACTCCGACGAGGAGGACGAGTCTGCAGCTGGGGCTGACAAAATCCAGATGACATGGACACGGGACAAGTACATGGCAGCTGAGCCCTGGGACCCCAGCCATGCCCCTGACAATTTTCGGGAGCTGGTGCATATTAAGCC GGACCAGTCCAATGTGCGGCGCATGCACACGGCTGTAAAGCTCAATGAAGTCATCGTCACACGCTCCCACGATGCCCGCCTGGTTCTACTGAACATGCCTGGCCCCCCCAAGAACAGTGAAGGTGATGAGAACT ACATGGAGTTCCTGGAGGTGCTGACCGAGGGCCTCGAGCGTGTGCTATTGGTGCGTGGAGGCGGTCGTGAAGTGATCACCATCTACTCTTGA
- the SLC12A4 gene encoding solute carrier family 12 member 4 isoform X6, with translation MRWLFGSLAILLILALHRDRQRHGNHRESSPFLCPLEASRGNDYYDRNLALFEEELDIRPKVSSLLGKLVSYTNLTQGAKEHEEAESGEDTRRRAAKAPSMGTLMGVYLPCLQNIFGVILFLRLTWMVGTAGVLQALLIVLICCCCTLLTAISMSAIATNGVVPAGGSYFMISRSLGPEFGGAVGLCFYLGTTFAAAMYILGAIEILLTYIAPPAAIFHPTGAHDTSSATLNNMRVYGTIFLTFMTLVVFVGVKYVNKFASLFLACVIISILSIYAGGIKSIFEPPVFPVCMLGNRTLSRDQFDVCAKTTVTNNETVATQLWKLFCRSSNLTTDSCDPYFLVNNVTEIPGIPGAAAGVLQENLWSAYLEKGEVVEKQGLPSTDALGLKESLPLYVVADIATSFTVLVGIFFPSVTGIMAGSNRSGDLRDAQKSIPVGTILAIVTTSLVYFSSVVLFGACIEGVVLRDKYGDGVSRNLVVGTLAWPSPWVIVIGSFFSTCGAGLQSLTGAPRLLQAIAKDNIIPFLRVFGHGKANGEPTWALLLTALIAELGILIASLDMVAPILSMFFLMCYLFVNLACAVQTLLRTPNWRPRFKYYHWALSFLGMSLCLALMFVSSWYYALVAMLIAGMIYKYIEYQGAEKEWGDGIRGLSLSAARYALLRLEEGPPHTKNWRPQLLVLLKLDEDLHVKYPRLLTFASQLKAGKGLTIVGSVIQGSFLESYGEAQAAEQTIKNMMEIEKVKGFCQVVVASKVREGLAHLIQSCGLGGMRHNSVVLGWPYGWRQSEDPRAWKTFIDTVRCTTAAHLALLVPKNIAFYPSNHERYLEGHIDVWWIVHDGGMLMLLPFLLRQHKVWRKCRMRIFTVAQMDDNSIQMKKDLAVFLYHLRLEAEVEVVEMHNSDISAYTYERTLMMEQRSQMLRQMRLTKTEREREAQLVKDRHSALRLESLYSDEEDESAAGADKIQMTWTRDKYMAAEPWDPSHAPDNFRELVHIKPDQSNVRRMHTAVKLNEVIVTRSHDARLVLLNMPGPPKNSEGDENYMEFLEVLTEGLERVLLVRGGGREVITIYS, from the exons GCACCCAGCATGGGCACCCTCATGGGGGTGTACCTGCCCTGCCTGCAAAACATCTTCGGGGTTATCCTGTTCCTGAGGCTGACCTGGATGGTAGGCACAGCCGGTGTGTTGCAGGCCCTCCTCATTGTTCTCATCTGCTGCTGCTGT ACTCTGCTGACAGCCATCTCCATGAGCGCCATCGCCACCAACGGTGTGGTTCCAG CTGGAGGCTCCTATTTCATGATTTCCCGCTCACTGGGACCAGAATTTGGAGGCGCTGTGGGCCTGTGCTTCTACCTGGGAACAACATTTGCAGCAGCCATGTATATCCTGGGTGCCATTGAGATCCTGCTG ACCTACATTGCCCCGCCAGCTGCCATCTTTCACCCAACAGGCGCTCACGATACGTCGAGTGCCACCTTGAACAACATGCGGGTCTATGGAACCATTTTTCTGACCTTCATGACCCTGGTAGTGTTTGTTGGTGTCAAGTATGTGAACAAATTTGCCTCACTCTTCCTGGCCTGTGTGATCATCTCCATCCTGTCCATCTATGCTGGGGGCATCAAGTCCATTTTTGAGCCTCCTGTGTTTCC GGTATGCATGCTGGGCAACAGGACCCTGTCCCGGGACCAGTTTGATGTCTGTGCCAAGACAACCGTCACGAACAATGAGACAGTGGCCACCCAGCTATGGAAACTCTTCTGCCGCAGCTCCAACCTTACCACTGACTCCTGTGACCCCTACTTCCTGGTCAACAATGTGACCGAGATCCCTGGCATCCCTGGTGCAGCTGCCGGTGTGCTCCAGG AAAACTTGTGGAGTGCCTACCTGGAGAAGGGCGAGGTCGTGGAGAAGCAGGGGCTGCCTTCCACAGATGCGCTGGGCCTGAAGGAGAGCCTGCCCCTGTACGTGGTGGCTGACATCGCCACATCCTTCACTGTGCTGGTTGGCATCTTCTTTCCCTCTGTAAC AGGCATTATGGCTGGCTCAAACCGCTCCGGGGACCTCCGTGATGCCCAGAAGTCCATCCCTGTGGGGACCATTCTGGCCATTGTTACAACCTCCCTTGTGT ACTTCAGCAGTGTGGTTCTCTTTGGTGCCTGCATCGAGGGTGTGGTACTCCGGGACAA GTACGGCGATGGCGTCAGCAGGAACCTGGTGGTGGGCACACTGGCCTGGCCTTCGCCCTGGGTCATCGTCATCGGGTCCTTCTTCTCAACTTGTGGTGCCGGCCTACAAAGCCTCACTGGGGCACCGCGCCTTTTGCAGGCCATTGCCAAGGACAACATCATTCCCTTCCTCAGG GTATTTGGCCATGGAAAGGCAAATGGTGAACCAACGTGGGCACTCCTCCTGACAGCACTCATTGCTGAGCTGGGCATCCTCATCGCCTCCCTTGACATGGTGGCCCCCATTCTATCCAT GTTCTTTCTGATGTGTTACCTGTTTGTGAACCTGGCCTGTGCTGTGCAGACGCTCCTCAGGACACCCAACTGGCGGCCCCGGTTCAAGTACTATCACTG GGCACTGTCCTTCCTGGGCATGAGCCTCTGCCTGGCCCTCATGTTTGTCTCCTCCTGGTACTATGCCCTCGTGGCCATGCTCATTGCGGGCATGATCTACAAGTACATTGAATACCAAGG GGCTGAAAAGGAGTGGGGTGACGGGATCCGAGGCCTCTCCCTGAGTGCTGCCCGCTATGCACTGTTGCGGCTAGAGGAGGGGCCTCCACACACCAAGAACTGGCG GCCTcagctgctggtgctgctgaaGTTGGACGAGGACCTTCATGTGAAGTACCCGCGGCTCCTAACTTTCGCCTCCCAGCTGAAGGCTGGCAAGGGCCTGACCATCGTCGGTTCTGTCATCCAGGGCAGCTTCTTGGAGAGCTATGGCGAGGCCCAGGCCGCTGAGCAG ACAATCAAGAACATGATGGAGATTGAGAAGGTGAAGGGCTTTTGCCAGGTGGTGGTAGCCAGCAAGGTGCGAGAGGGGCTGGCCCACCTCATCCAGTCTTGCGGCCTGGGCGGCATGAGGCATAACTCTGTGGTGCTGGGCTGGCCCTATGGCTGGCGACAGAGTGAAGATCCACGTGCCTGGAAGACGTTTATTG ATACTGTGCGCTGCACCACGGCAGCCCACCTGGCGCTGCTTGTGCCCAAGAACATCGCCTTCTACCCCAGCAACCACGAGCGCTACCTGGAGGGCCACATTGATGTCTGGTGGATTGTGCATGACGGGGGCATGCTCATGCTTTTGCCCTTCCTGCTGCGCCAGCACAAG GTGTGGAGGAAGTGCCGGATGCGCATCTTCACTGTGGCCCAGATGGACGACAACAGCATCCAGATGAAGAAGGATCTGGCCGTCTTCCTGTACCACCTACGCCTTgaggcagaggtggaggtggtAGAGATG CATAACAGCGATATCTCGGCCTACACCTATGAGCGGACCCTGATGATGGAGCAGCGCTCCCAGATGCTGCGGCAGATGAGGCTGACGAAGACAGAGCGGGAGCGAGAG GCCCAGCTGGTCAAGGACCGGCACTCAGCCCTGCGGCTGGAGAGCCTGTACTCCGACGAGGAGGACGAGTCTGCAGCTGGGGCTGACAAAATCCAGATGACATGGACACGGGACAAGTACATGGCAGCTGAGCCCTGGGACCCCAGCCATGCCCCTGACAATTTTCGGGAGCTGGTGCATATTAAGCC GGACCAGTCCAATGTGCGGCGCATGCACACGGCTGTAAAGCTCAATGAAGTCATCGTCACACGCTCCCACGATGCCCGCCTGGTTCTACTGAACATGCCTGGCCCCCCCAAGAACAGTGAAGGTGATGAGAACT ACATGGAGTTCCTGGAGGTGCTGACCGAGGGCCTCGAGCGTGTGCTATTGGTGCGTGGAGGCGGTCGTGAAGTGATCACCATCTACTCTTGA